In Yersinia enterocolitica subsp. enterocolitica, one DNA window encodes the following:
- the speE gene encoding polyamine aminopropyltransferase: MSQKELWYETLHANFGQYFSVENVLYREKTEHQDLVIFENPVLGRVMALDGVVQTTERDEFIYHEMMTHVPLLAHGQAKKVLIIGGGDGAMLREVSRHKNIEQITMVEIDAGVVEFCRQYLPNHSAGAYDDPRFKLVIDDGVNFVNQTTEKFDVIISDCTDPIGPGESLFTSAFYEGCARSLNEGGIFVAQNGVCFLQQDEAVDSHNKLSHYFKDVSFYQAAIPTYYGGIMTFAWATQNRQLRQLDITTLQQRFVEAGLTCRYYNPAIHVGSFALPQYLLDALTTKR; the protein is encoded by the coding sequence ATGTCACAGAAAGAACTATGGTATGAAACATTACATGCCAACTTCGGCCAGTATTTTTCAGTAGAAAATGTACTGTACCGCGAGAAAACCGAGCACCAGGATTTGGTGATTTTTGAGAACCCTGTGCTGGGTCGGGTAATGGCGTTGGATGGCGTGGTGCAGACCACCGAACGCGATGAGTTTATCTATCACGAAATGATGACACACGTCCCTTTGTTGGCCCACGGTCAGGCAAAGAAAGTGCTTATCATCGGTGGCGGCGATGGCGCGATGCTACGCGAAGTTAGCCGTCACAAAAATATCGAACAGATTACCATGGTAGAAATTGACGCCGGTGTGGTCGAGTTCTGCCGCCAGTATCTGCCCAATCATAGCGCGGGAGCCTATGATGACCCCCGTTTCAAGCTGGTTATTGATGATGGCGTCAACTTCGTTAATCAAACGACGGAAAAGTTCGATGTCATTATCTCTGACTGTACTGACCCCATTGGGCCAGGGGAAAGCCTGTTCACATCGGCTTTCTATGAAGGATGTGCCCGTAGCTTGAATGAAGGCGGCATCTTTGTTGCACAAAACGGCGTGTGCTTCCTGCAACAAGATGAAGCGGTTGATAGCCATAATAAGCTTAGCCATTATTTTAAAGATGTCAGTTTTTATCAGGCAGCCATTCCGACATATTACGGCGGTATCATGACCTTCGCCTGGGCGACGCAAAACCGACAGTTGCGCCAGTTGGATATCACCACGCTACAACAGCGTTTTGTCGAAGCGGGTCTGACCTGCCGCTACTATAACCCAGCCATTCATGTCGGCAGCTTTGCTTTGCCGCAGTATCTGCTGGATGCCTTAACGACCAAACGTTGA
- a CDS encoding YacC family pilotin-like protein → MKRTTLVMLLLTLCGFSSASSALSESEAEDLADLTAVFVYLKNDCGYNELPNNEIKRAIVYFAQQNRWDLRNYNSFNMKALGEESYRDLRGIAIPAPTKCKSLARDSLSLLAYAN, encoded by the coding sequence ATGAAAAGAACAACATTAGTTATGCTGCTGCTCACTCTGTGCGGATTCTCATCTGCCAGTTCTGCATTAAGTGAATCTGAAGCAGAAGATCTTGCCGATCTGACTGCGGTATTCGTTTATCTGAAAAATGATTGTGGCTATAACGAATTACCCAATAATGAAATCAAACGGGCAATTGTCTATTTTGCTCAACAAAATCGCTGGGATCTGCGTAACTACAATAGCTTTAATATGAAAGCCTTGGGCGAAGAGAGCTATCGCGACCTGCGGGGCATTGCGATCCCAGCTCCTACCAAATGCAAATCTCTGGCTCGTGACTCTTTAAGTTTATTGGCCTACGCTAACTAG
- the cueO gene encoding multicopper oxidase CueO, whose product MHRRDFIKLTAALGAATSLPLWSRAALAADFSPLPIPPLLQPDTRGNINLNIQTGSMAWLPSAATQTWGYNGNLLGPAIRLQRGKPVTINITNSLPEATTVHWHGLEIPGDVDGGPQALIQPGAKRQVAFTVEQPAATCWFHPHTHGITGRQVAMGLGGLVLIDDSDSEKLPLPKQWGVDDIPVILQDKLFGKDGQIDYQLDVMTAAVGWFGDRMFTNGAQYPQQITPRGWVRLRLLNGCNARSLNLALSDGRPMYVIGSDGGLLAEPVAVRELPILMGERFEVLLDTSDGKALDLVTLPVKQMGMTLVPFDKPLPVLRLQPSLVAGSKVLPDSLVVVPPLADATGLQERWFQLMMDPKLDMLGMQALMSRYGMQAMAGMSMDHGNMGGMDNGGMAGMDHGNMKGMNHGAMTAAPAFDFSHANMINGKAFSMTEAAFDAKQGKYEKWTVSGEGDMMLHPFHVHGTQFRILTENGNPPAEHRRGWKDTVRVEGARSEILVRFNHLAPTSNPYMAHCHLLEHEDTGMMLGFTVSA is encoded by the coding sequence ATGCATCGCCGTGATTTTATTAAGTTAACGGCAGCTCTTGGAGCCGCCACTTCACTGCCTTTATGGAGCCGCGCGGCTTTGGCCGCAGATTTTTCACCTTTACCCATCCCGCCATTACTTCAACCCGATACCCGTGGCAACATTAATCTGAACATCCAAACGGGTTCTATGGCCTGGTTGCCCTCTGCCGCCACTCAAACCTGGGGCTATAACGGCAACTTATTAGGGCCAGCGATCCGCTTGCAGCGCGGTAAGCCGGTCACGATTAATATCACCAATTCCTTACCGGAAGCCACAACGGTGCACTGGCACGGACTGGAAATTCCCGGCGACGTCGATGGTGGGCCACAGGCGCTGATTCAGCCGGGGGCCAAACGCCAGGTAGCATTTACAGTAGAACAACCCGCCGCCACCTGCTGGTTCCATCCCCATACCCACGGTATCACCGGCCGTCAGGTCGCAATGGGGCTAGGAGGATTAGTGCTGATAGATGATAGTGACAGCGAAAAACTGCCGCTGCCGAAACAGTGGGGCGTGGATGATATCCCGGTCATTTTGCAGGATAAATTATTCGGTAAAGATGGCCAGATTGATTATCAACTGGATGTAATGACGGCTGCGGTGGGGTGGTTCGGTGATCGAATGTTCACCAATGGTGCTCAGTATCCGCAGCAAATTACCCCGCGTGGCTGGGTGCGCTTGCGGCTGCTGAATGGGTGTAATGCACGATCTCTGAATCTGGCTCTTAGCGATGGCCGCCCAATGTATGTGATTGGCAGTGACGGTGGTCTCTTGGCCGAACCAGTTGCGGTGCGCGAATTGCCGATACTGATGGGCGAGCGTTTCGAGGTGTTGCTGGATACCTCAGATGGCAAGGCACTTGATTTGGTCACTTTGCCGGTAAAACAGATGGGCATGACATTAGTGCCATTTGATAAGCCACTGCCGGTATTACGGCTTCAACCTTCATTAGTTGCAGGCAGTAAAGTGCTGCCAGATTCATTGGTCGTGGTGCCGCCACTTGCTGATGCCACAGGGCTGCAAGAGCGTTGGTTCCAACTGATGATGGACCCTAAACTGGATATGCTGGGCATGCAGGCGTTGATGAGCCGTTATGGTATGCAAGCTATGGCAGGGATGAGCATGGATCACGGCAATATGGGCGGGATGGATAATGGCGGCATGGCAGGGATGGACCATGGCAATATGAAAGGTATGAATCATGGAGCGATGACCGCGGCTCCTGCTTTTGATTTCAGCCATGCCAATATGATCAATGGCAAAGCCTTTTCCATGACCGAAGCAGCATTTGATGCCAAACAGGGCAAATATGAGAAATGGACGGTTTCCGGTGAAGGCGACATGATGTTGCATCCATTCCATGTTCACGGTACGCAGTTCCGTATTCTGACCGAAAACGGCAACCCACCTGCGGAGCATCGCCGTGGTTGGAAAGATACCGTGCGAGTGGAAGGCGCTCGCAGTGAAATATTGGTGCGTTTTAACCACCTGGCCCCAACCAGCAACCCTTATATGGCTCACTGTCACCTGCTGGAACATGAAGATACCGGCATGATGCTGGGCTTTACTGTCAGTGCTTAG